GATATTAGATAAAAATAAAATAAAAAGAGTCATAATTTTTCTTTTTTATGACAAGGATGGTATTGTAGACAATTATATACCAACTTTATTTGATGGACTTCAGGGTTTCTATGATAAATTATGCTTTGTAGCAAATGGTAAATTACAGGAAGAAGGAAGAAAAAAAGTAGAAAAATATGTAACAGATTTTATAGTTAGAGAAAATAAAGGATTTGATGTATGGGGCTACAAAGAAGGTTTAGAATTTTATGGTTGGGAAGAATTAGAGAATTATGATGAAATAATTTTGATGAATTATACAATTTTTGGACCAATATATCCATTTTCTGAAATGTTTGAGAAAATGAACAAAAAAGATTTGGATTTTTGGGGAATAACAAAACATCATAAAGTAGATGAAGACATTTTTGAAACATGCAAATATGGATATATACCAGAACATATACAATCAAGTTTTTTAGTTATTAGAAATTCTTTGTTAAAGACAAAAGATTATCAAGATATGTGGGAAAATATGCCAATGATAAATTCTTATGCTGAATCAGTAGGATTATATGAGGTGATATTTACTAAAGAATTTAATGAGAAAGGATATAAATCAGCAGTCTATATAGATACTACTGATTTAGAAGGATATACAAGATATCCTTTGATGATGATGTCAGATGAATTGATAATAAATAGAAGATGTCCAATAATAAAGTTAAAATCTTTTTCACAAAGATATTACGATATTTTGAACGATACTATAGGAAAATGTACTTTAAGTTCATATGAATTTATAAAAGAAAAAACTGAATATGATGAAAATCTAATATGGGAAAATATATTGAGAACTTCAAGTATGTCAGATATAAAAAGATTAATGCATTTAAACTATATTTTACCTACAGATTATAAACTCAAAGAAAATGATTTGTCGAATGATAAGTTATTATTAATCTTTCATATATATTTTGAAGATTTGATAGATGAATCTATAAGATATATGAAGTCAATGCCAGTAAATTCAGATATATTAATAACATTACCTAAAAAAGAATTAAAAAGTGTATTAGAAGAAAAGATAAAAGAATTACCATATAAAAATATAGAAATAAAAATAATAGAGAATCGTGGAAGGGATGTATCGTCATTTTTAGTTGGTGCTAAAGATAGAGTTATGAATTATGATTATGTATGTTTTATGCATGATAAAAAGACGGCGCAATTAAAACCTTATTGTGTAGGAAAAGATTTTAGATACAAATGTTATGAGGGAAATTTATCAAGTAAGTCATATGTAGAAAATATACTAAATCTATTTAAGGAAAATGAAAAATTAGGAATATTGATGCCGCCACCGCCAAATCACAGTAATTTTTATCATACATTAGGGAATGAGTGGGCCTCAAACTTGGAAAATACAAAAAAATTATCAGAAAAATTAAAATTGAAAACAAAGGTACATTGGGCAGATGAACCAATAAGTCCATTAGGAACAATGTTTTGGTTTAGACCAAAAGCAATGGAAAAATTGTTTGATTATGATTGGGAATATGAAGATTTTCCAAAAGAACCAAATGAAAATGATGGTACAATATTACATGCTGTAGAAAGAATATATGGATATGTAGTTCAAGATGCAGGGTATTATGGAGCTTGGGTAATGACAGAAAAATTAGCTAGAGTTGAGTTAACAAATTTAT
This genomic stretch from Leptotrichia sp. oral taxon 218 harbors:
- a CDS encoding rhamnan synthesis F family protein, which encodes MILDKNKIKRVIIFLFYDKDGIVDNYIPTLFDGLQGFYDKLCFVANGKLQEEGRKKVEKYVTDFIVRENKGFDVWGYKEGLEFYGWEELENYDEIILMNYTIFGPIYPFSEMFEKMNKKDLDFWGITKHHKVDEDIFETCKYGYIPEHIQSSFLVIRNSLLKTKDYQDMWENMPMINSYAESVGLYEVIFTKEFNEKGYKSAVYIDTTDLEGYTRYPLMMMSDELIINRRCPIIKLKSFSQRYYDILNDTIGKCTLSSYEFIKEKTEYDENLIWENILRTSSMSDIKRLMHLNYILPTDYKLKENDLSNDKLLLIFHIYFEDLIDESIRYMKSMPVNSDILITLPKKELKSVLEEKIKELPYKNIEIKIIENRGRDVSSFLVGAKDRVMNYDYVCFMHDKKTAQLKPYCVGKDFRYKCYEGNLSSKSYVENILNLFKENEKLGILMPPPPNHSNFYHTLGNEWASNLENTKKLSEKLKLKTKVHWADEPISPLGTMFWFRPKAMEKLFDYDWEYEDFPKEPNENDGTILHAVERIYGYVVQDAGYYGAWVMTEKLARVELTNLYFASSEINKALFRKRYSTSLYGIVEIISNSKGSLTYKFRLALKKILPKFIWNKLKKIYLFLKG